TACATACCTAGGAATGACGAATGTACATTGAAGATGGAACATGTTACAAGTGTTTTGGGCATGTTACAAGTGTTTTAGGCTTACTACAACATTTGGGAGCCTTAAGCTAACTCAAATCCTAGTGCTAGTCATAACTCCAAAGGTTTATTAGATTATGAAAGTATAGTAAGAATCAAACACCGAATGATTTGACTTCTACCATAAAATATTGGATACTATAGAAGCCAAGGTGATGCAGTAATATTTCCATAGCAGCATTATAGTAAACATGCACACAAGCATATATTACTGATCTATGAAACAAACACAAGTGAGTTGAAGGATTTGAAACGAAATACCTTCCTGCAATTCCTTACTCTTTTGCTTATCTTCAGGTTCTCTATTCTCTTCTGTTATTACATGTATCAAGACAGGTCCCATAGAATCCAGAGATGCCACTTCTTGTAGAACACAAACTAGGTCTTCAATGCTGTGTCCATCAACAGGGCCTATGTAATACAAACCGAGCTCTTCAAAGAGAGTTGATCCTAGGGGACCTATCATACCACGTGCATACTCATCAACTTTGGCTGCTAATTCATGCATACCCATACCAATCCTTTTGGTAACACCCTTGTCAAAGGAATGGGGACAGGGGAAAGGGAAAAAAGAACACCCAGAATTCAGTTTCAAGATGATACACAAATATTATGTACTACAGCAGCACCAGGCACAAAATTTGATTGTTCTATTGATTGTCACAGAAATTTATTAACTCATAAAACAGCATTGTTCACTTTCAAAACTTTTTTACTACCTCGTAGAATGATAGTTGTGCTTTTAGTCAAGCAACTAAAAAGAGAATTGTAGAGACTACCTTTGCAACTTCTCTAAATTTCCGGAATGATTTATTTGACTGCAGCTTGCTTAGGGTGCTAGATAGAGCATTTATCGAAGTCTTAGGGCCCTCTTCAATCTTTGGGTGCAAAGAGTGACGTCTGTCATTTAAAATAACTATCACATTTGAGTCCAAATAACCTGCATTGCTCATTGCTTCATAGACCTGACCAGCCATAGTTGTCCCATTGCTGATGACTGTAACAACACGTTCCCGTTTACCTTTCACATCACGTGCAACTGCCATCCCTGATGTGAAGGCAATTCGATGTGACTTTCAAAGTTCAAATTTAACCATAAAAAATAACACACACACATAGGACCTGTTCAATTAAAGTAACTTGAGAAGTTTATTTCACATGCTAACAGCACAGCAGACTGTTAGGAACTGAAATTATAGGCCTACCTCTAGAGTTTGGCAGCAGGGGAAGTGAGGAGAAAGAAATGGAAAACCGAGGAAAGCAAGGAAGGAAATACAAGAACATGAAGAGAAGAAGAACTTGGGAATTGGaatagaaaaggagaaagaagagacaGATTCAAGAAAGAATATCCCATTATCATTTCTGAAAAAATATCCAATACAACTAGAGTTCTAATGTTTATATTTGCTAGCTTGATACCTAGAACATCTCTTAGTCAACTAGATGAAAAATTCAGACCTTTAATCAACCAAACAAGTTGCAACTTACTTCATCTGCTATCCCTCAGTTCCCACCATAGATATAGTTATTAGAAATTCCATAACAGTAAGCATCAAACAGGATTTTATTTTTGGCTATAAGATCTGAGTTCTGAAAATTCTAGGCAGGGAATTTGCCATGAAGAAGGATCAAAATAGaatatcaaaattcaaataagAGTAAGGAGAcgataaaaagaaatattaccCAGCCCAGCAGAAATACTATTGCATCCATGCGCTGCCCCAAATGGATCATATTCGCTCTCAGACCGAGATGTAAAGCCAGAAAGTCCATTCTTTAGTCTCAGAGTATGCATAAGGGATCGCCTTCCTGTGAGAATTTTGTGTGCATATGTCTGCCAAAAAATGGATGGAAAATTGATGTAGTGATATATCAGATGCTATCTTATAAGTAATTTAGTTTCGATCAAAGTCCAACTGCTTCGTATTTCAGTAATCCCTATCTCATTACCCCCCCCCCCAACAGTGTCCCCCTTCcccaacaaaataataataataataataataatagagaaGTCAATAAATAAACAGAGAAATAAGTAAACCATGATTCAGCCTCTTGTTTCTGCTAATACCTGTTCTCCAAAATCCCATAGTATCTTGTCCACTGGTGCGTTGAAAACATGATGAACGGCAACAGTAAGTTCCACCACTGCTAAACTGGCCTTAATAGATTTGTGAGTCCTTGACATTATAGAAGACAATTCTGCTCGTATTTCATCAGCCAGTTGTTTCAGTTCCTGTTCAAACCAATCTCTAGTAATTACAGAACTTGACATCTTAAAGGcggtaaaaaaaaatttaaggaaaaataaataaagctcATAAACTAACCTTAGGGGTCAAATTTTTCAAGTGGATGGGGTTTTCAACCACATCAAGTATGGGTGTACTAACTTTCTCCCAAAAGATATCATCAAGATCAGGTACTGAACATATTCGGCTGACAAATCCCTAcccaaataagaaaataaaatcatgTACATCCACACAATAAACGGCATATAACACTATCACTACTACCACTACACCATTAGAGGCATAATTAGCATCTTACAAATCTAGATAATCTGGAAATTCTCTAAAGTGTTACAAACTCGTAATACATTTATTTGTAACTGAATCATCCTGACCTTATTTAAACTTGGCAATTACCAGAGTTAAGAACTTAAAATTCTCCAGTAGTGTTACTGACCAAATGAACAGTTTACTTGAAATACAGGAACTTCGGAACATTTTTTTTTGACGGATTTTTGCTAGTTTTTTAGTTTATTCCATAAAGAAATATTGGATTAATAAACTTTTGACCTCCCCATTAGATGCAATTTAAACTACAGTGCTTAGAGTCATAGTGTCAATTATGACCCAAATAGCGTCAGCTAACTAAACATGCACATGCAAACTTCAAGGCATTGGACCAATTCAGAATTATTTATCCTCCATTTGCGTTTCTCAGGCAGTAACTCGTATAAAACAATCAATAGCACACGAGTATAGGCTCACAAGCATAAAAAAATGTAGAAAGTCAAAATGGAAATTCTTGCCCATAAAACTAAGAAGAAATGAAATTTGACGCCCTTAACTGTCGTATCTACTATCAATGAAAAAATTATCAACTAAAGAAAGTAGAAGACCTACAAAAGTCAGCAAATGATAGATTAATGGTTCATACTtaaaaaagaaaggagaaaattTCTACTTACCTTGGAATTAGTGATGGAAGCAGAACTTTGGTACAAGTTAAGTCTTAAAAATCCCACTTTACAAGGAAACTTGGAGCTTGAAGTATCCAACTTGTAACCAAAATTTCCATCGAAATGTGCAGTGATTCCATATGGGTACTGAGGAGCAGCAGTACCCATCAGGAACAACAGAGATCCAGCTACCCAAAATTTAGTACGATTCAAATGATATGATTTTGGGTGTTCATCAGCATAAGAGAACTTAAATATTTGATGGGTTCAATGTAGAATTCTTTGCGAATGGAAAGCGGAAATCATAATTACTAAGCTATATAATTTACAAAATTGCAGATAAGACAGAAGAAACTTGCAGAATATATGATACATACGATAATAAGCATCCACAACAACCAAGGCGAAAACAATCACTAAAATTGAGGCAGGACGGTAGAGAAGAGACAATCAGACAAAGGAAGCATAATTTTGAGAGACGGTGGTATCTCTGTCaggaaatataaaaataatataacaaaagTGCAAAAAACATTGGGCTGTTATGGACTTGGCTTGGGCCCTAGTTTTGTAAAACTCTGCACAATCTGGTCATTGTAGGTATGTTAATGTCATCCATAATTGTTACTTCAGTTCTCAAGCTCTATTTTCTCGTGTTTTTCATTCTAAATCGTCTCTCGAAAAAGCCGAGGTAGAATCCCTGGGGGCAAGGAAGGGAGATGATAGTTGGTCGAGTTTTGGTTGCAGATTTGAGGTTCAAAGGGGAGAGTAGCCATCCAGAGATCTGCGAGATAGATGAGCTTGATCCTACCGTTTCAATGCTGGAAGCATAGGTCTGTGGAAGCAGGCGCTGGCGCCGATATCGCAGCACGCAGGCCCCTCGTCGGCTAACGGAGACTGAGATTGCCATTGGCCTGTTTTACTCTTTCCTTTGAGTGTTAATGAGTTAACCTTGGCTTTATCGATGAAAGGGTTAGTGCTCGATTTGTACCTAGAATGCTTAGTTTGGCTGACCTTGACTGAGCTTCAGTAAGAAGAAATGCTGTAACTGTTTAGCCTTCAGCCGGACGGCATCGGTTCAAGGCGGCGATCCCCCTGTCGGGGCGGAGGTTGGCTAGCGTTGCTGGAGTAGATTGGGCTTGTCTTGTGGTTTTGTTTGGGCTTTTCTGCAGGGTGTTTTGATTGTAACTGTAAGGCTGTGGCctcaaaaaataagaaaattattggAAAAAAATCTCAGTTTTTGctaattattgattttaaataaagtttaatgtattttcatgaaattaatttaaaaaaaaaaaacaaatttacccaattttcattttaaaaataagggaaaattactttttaatccctaaggtttaacgtaattaacatttctgtccctctattttggcgacccaacacttaaatcccccaatttctcttccgtccaaattcgtagtccttccgttcaaaatagccgtttggtcaaggagtcaaaggtgagatgtgaaacttttttccaaaaatacccttaatgAACTTATTAAAACCTCATCAACCTGAAATCTCtccatctttcttctttttcatattCTCTCCATTTCTTTTTGCCCattgctgatttttttttttcctttctattTTCCATCTTTTTCTCCATCACGAATTTGATATTTGGTAGCACAGTAATTATATAAATCTTGTCAACTATCAAGACAATCAAGTAAACCACCCAAATCTCACCATGGATTACAGGTGGGGAAAGACttggaaagaaaatttttaacgTTGAGCAGAGAAAATTGTTCAGACAATACGATGGAAATGAAAAGATGTCAAATAGCTTGGATCTAACACAAAACTGAAAAATTTTCGTTCTAATATTAAAACCCACATCACAAAAGTAACCAaacatcaaaattcaaattcaaaagttacaacttttagaaaataaaagaacaaaagagaaaaaaaaacagCAATCACAGAGACCCAAAATTGGGAAAAAAAAGAGTGCTAGAAgctgaaaggaaaataaattgaaaaatagagTTGACACAAGAAAttacttgaaaatcaaagggagTTATCATTTTCCTCTCCTAAGGAAGAGAGAATCAAGGTCAATCCTGCAATAGAGAAGCTATATTGGCGAGGTTGCAATCTCACCATCCCGCACTTATAGCTTTTTCAACTTCTGCTGGGTCTCCTCACACTATCCGCCATTCCGCACTCACAATTTCCTAaatcagaaagaaaattataaaagaaatcaaGTTTCCATGGAACTTTTATCAAGTTTCCATGGAACTTTCATCAAGTTCCCATGGAAATTTCAAGAATTATTTAATGATTTCTAGAACTCACTGAGAATTTCaagaaatggagagaaaaaaagagaggGGAGGATTGagaggaaggagaagaaagagagatgcGCGGAGAGGATAAAAGAAATAGAGATGATACGAGGGAGAAGAAGGATGGAGGGAAGAAGGATTTAGGGAAGAAATAGAAaagatatgagggagaagaaaaATTGAGagaagaaatagagaaaatatgagaGAGACGAAGGATGGAGGGAAGAAACAGAGAAAATATGAAGTAGAAGAAGGGTTTAACAATTTCATTAAGGGTACTTttggtaaaaaaattttacctctcatttttgactctttgatcaaacggctattttggacggaaggactacgaatttggacggaagagaaagtgagagatttaagtgttcggtcgccaaaatagagggacataagtgttaattacgttaaatctcagggattaaaaagtaatttttcctaaaaataattattagtttattatttttagtttggTATTTTATACAAAGGGTTGGATATATTACTCACGAAACACCCAATAATTCCTCCAGTAGGATGTACAGTTTGCGTGGAAGGAAGCCAAATCTGGCTTATAAGGAAAAACAACCATATCATCCTTGTATTGGCAACTAACTAATTTAGGATTTTTTTACTATTCTAATACAAAATTTACTTTCCAATTAAAGCGTTTAGTTAAAGAAACGAATTTATCCAGCCATACGTTTCCAAAAATTTAGAATGTTTATCTTCTTCATTCACCATTCATAATTTCATATCCAACTCATTATCCCTAAAATTAGGGATTTCCGATATTCATATAAAGCTCAAATCTTTCAGTTTTTGTGTTGCACACCCCATAATCATATCCTTCTTTCTCTGAACTCCATTTCCATCaggtactctctctctctctctctctcgttttctctcttattttctgtatttttttattataaaaattattttgttttaatttatgAAGGATGTTAATTGCTAATGCTCTCATCTCTTGTtaaaaccctaaccctaatccTCTGCATGGATTTTTAGTTGTAAAGTGGAAATGGAATGAGattaaagagaaaaggaaaCAATAAAATTgtgatttactttattttatttgaataaattattaaaatcgaaGGAAAcaccgttttttttttttaatataaaaatgacTATTATACCCTATAATAGTTTTATAAggcataaaaattttgatatttttattttttctataaaataacttaattttttttaaataatataatatttttattaattaaattttttaaacatttcaaacataaaaaaattatgaataaaattttatggtaaaatattttcatttattttataaaatctctTTATCACCTTATTCAAAtataattgatttatattttatactatataaaattttcatttaattaatcgATGATTATTCTCATGTTCACATTTGGAAGCGTCCATTTGCCGAATTAAGCCGGCATCTTGACTCCATCCCTTTTATCtcgtcttttttctttttcggcagtttatattttaaattttagagtttggttttatttcctttcttgcAGGAAGAGAAATGTCTAAACCTTACCAGCAACTCTCTTCATATGTGTTCATCTTCTTATCATTAGCCACCCTTTTCCATCTCTCACATGGAGATGTTGGCACTGCAGCCCACTACAGTCCCCCATATTTACGTAAGTTGCCATTGCTAATTTCTGAAACTTAACTGTTATAACTtccataactgaaatttggacaAACTGCATGCAGCAACTGCTTGTTTTGGTAATGATGAGTCGCAGTTCCCACCAAACAACCTGTTTGCGGCGGCCTCAGAGGGCATATGGGACAATGGGGCGGCCTGTGGGAGACAGTACTTGGTGAGATGCATCAGTTCCAGTGTCCGAGGAGCTTGTCGTCCAGATCAGACCATTCGGATTAAGATTGTCGATAGAGCAGCAAGCTCAGTTACTAGACCTTCATCTGCTGGTGCAACTATTGTTCTTTCTGATACTGCATTTTCTCGGATTGCTCAAACTCTTGTAGCATCTGTTAACATAGAATATCAGCAGTAAGTTTAGTTTTCActtctttcttttatattttctttctttttctttggagTTTTCTTGGATTTTCTACTCATTTTCCCACCTTTTCTTGTACTGCAGGACTTGAATCTTGATGGAGCATGAAGAGTTCAAGAACTTAAAGTGAAATGAGTATGTGGGTTTTCATGTTTGATTAAGCTGATAGTAATATGTTTTGTTTTCTAATCGATAACAGATCAGCattctaattaaataatataatttattttgcatATATTGTTCTCTAGAAAATCcaagactttttattttttttattcttgaaAAAGAAATGTCTTCTAGAGAgcattattattaatttcagCTTAATAACATTATAACACATAATTATAACAATTCTAGTAGATTTAATCTCATAATAAGTGAATTcgagtaaatttaaaaagtttcaaattctatattttttatttctatttaaaaaaaattatatatatatatatgaattagtaatatatttaaaaattattaaaaaaaaatgagcaCAAAATCGATTTTGTGTTGGGTTAAAGATTCAACGTTGAACCAAAATCTTTCACACCTCGTGAAAATCAATGGTTAATTGGTCAAAGCATAAGAAGGGGACCATCTATGccaaaaattattattacataaaaattaagaagGCGTTAACGGTTGGCAGAACAAAAGAGATTTCCTCTAATTGCGTCTTCTTCTCCATTAATCCAAAATTAGCGGCCACTAATTACGTACTTATTcctgtccttttttttttctttttgttaaatTTGAACATAAAACAAAAGTAATTATTAAATACATTCTCGTAGGAATCACTTCTCGTGATTTAtgaagaaatttttaaaagtaagaaTGAATCCAAGCCCAAAGCTAGGCGAAcagaattttgaaattattaaggTTTGGTAGGAGATTGCAGTAACTTGGGTTACCTAAATGAAGAAATGTCGAGACATTTGACCGTCTAGAACTCAGCTCTCAGGGCTCCACTCTCGAGTGCCATCACTCGACGATTAATATTTAATCGAGGTTGATCATTTaatcattttatgattgagtGCATAGATGATTTGAATTGAATTCACTAGTGTTATGGTACTAAATCACTATAAATTTGTTGAATCATTACTccgaataaatatttaattgataatcgataatataaatttcaattattataaGAGTAAAAAAACACTTTTAACGATTCGAATAtcgaaataattatttataaaaatcaatcttatattttactaaaataatttttcagtttaatcaaattttttaattataatttgagAGACATTATATGTATCACAATTATGttgaataatttttcaataatataaggaaaaaaaaagtcttGCATTTCCATTGCTACTTATACTTTTCCAAGCTTGTCTCTCTCAGTAAAGCCGCTGCTTTAAATACTTCCCTAACTGCTTAAGATCAAGTACTGTATATACATATCCGACCTAAAAGGATATCAATGTGAGCATATATTCCAAAGTCAACTGATTTAAATTCTAACTAAAATGTTTTTTTGATAGTATAATAAAGTTGGAGACAATTCAGTATCATTGAATAAAAGCTTATGGGTTAAAGTATTGATCTTTATGTCTTATTTTTCAACAGTTTGAACATAAGTAATCTTAAAAAAGGAAACTTTGAAGACAAAAGCAAATCTAGAATAGACAAGTGCTTAATCTTTTCACATGTATGAACCAAGTATTGTCAAACTCTTTATCCTCCAGAAGAAGCTCAAATGAAGCAGAACTTCCAACTTGCAGAACCTGAAAGAAACGACTAACGAATTGCcccaatttttttttacttccaaatctgtttttttttttctcggtTTCGAGCTTCTTCGTTTTTTCCCACGGCCATATTGAAATCCTCCTGCATTACATGAACCCTCCCTTTCCTCAGGGCACACGTTCCAAATTCAGTGCACACTGcctgaaatatatatatatatatatatattgtcaaATTGTAGTGCATGTATAAAAACTTGACGCGGAATGATGAGTCGATGTGCGTATGTGTTGTGGCCCCACGAGCTGATCCTTTAGATCCCGCATCAATTGTGGACGATTGTATgtatttatatattactaaGAATTCTTGTCAAAATTATCATAGTATTAACTTAAATATGGATGTATTAGAATTTCTCTCTACGTCAGCGGCCATTTAACTATTTTCTCTCACATCACTGAATTGGATTATTTTTCATTGCACTTGGGTTTACAGTGGATCCAACCTGCCCTTCGCATTCGGATCAGGACATGAGTTACTAGATCGGTCTATTTAAAGAAAGCTTGATGAGTTTTGAATCAGTGTTTTTCTCGTGTCCGGTTTTGTTCCAAATAGAGAAAGTCCGACGATCATCGATGTATATCActgtttgaaataaaaattaatgtgaTATAtctaattatgaaaaaaaaattatttttataacggTGATAACCACtattaatatatgaaataattaacCCACCAaataatttgaagaaaaaattaatatccACATGAGAATGAGAGAGAGACAGAAGAACAACATAAATTTACTGGCATATTTCCATCTACATATTGCTTTCTTATGAGTTCAAGCCATCTTAggttcaatatatatatagagagagaattAACATTTTTAGAGCAGAGTTAGCTTTGCAAAGCCAATAAAGAACAAGGACCTTGAAGTGAGATGAAAAGGCATTATTTCATAGAATtaaaggcacctcaagaactCTTGCATTTGTGTGTTCAAAATCGAAAAATCAAGCAATTGTTCTACTCAAAAAAATTTAGTTTGGAATAAGTTGATTTATTATTTGGTATTTTTATAACAAAGACGTTAATACTCTTTGATTGATAATTCTAAAGAGCAATACATCTTTGGACTACACAATTTTATCTTGGATCTTTAGGAACTGTTTCAATCAAAATAGCTTGTATCTGGTTAACTCTATACATGCTAGTAGCAATTTTCTCTTAGTTGACGCTTATTTGTGTGTAGACCTGGCTCCGCCGGCGAGTGGGATTCTCTTGATTTGATCACTGTGTTCTTCTTGGTTTCTTGGATTTCTTTCTCGCTTGCCATTTTCCCCTGTTTATTATATACATGGGTTCCTTGGAGATTCAGAAACCGACCAAGCGACACGTCATCTGTGGCGGGAGAGAATCCAAAGCACGTAAGCCAAACTCAATTCCATTATTACCCTTAAATACAAAACGAAAGGATTCAGCTTTGGGGCTAATTAACCCAGAGAATTAGAGGCAAAGATGTAATTTTGTTAAGCTATGGAGGGTGTTTGTTTAACTGCACTTCCTTTTTTTGCCAATGTCGTGTGTCAAAATCTGAAAATATCTCGAAAGAAGAGCTAAATCTAAGCTCGATCTCTGTCTCTTGTAGAGGAAAGGAGGAAGAGGAGATGTCAGGGAAAGGAGCCAAGGGATTGATAACGGGAAAAACCCCAGCTCAAAGCAAAGATAAAGATAAGAAGAAACCCATCTCTCGTTCTTCTCGCGCTGGCCTTCAGGTTCCCTTCTGAGTTTTTCTTCTCAATTTGCCTTCGAATTTATATTGATATGATTATTTTACTATTACTGGGCATTTGGGTTTCATGGGTGATTGTTTTGGTAGGGTTTTCCTGTGCTTTCTGCTCTTTTAGGATGTATCTTATCTTCTAGTTAAAGATTCCTAATTTATCGAGAAATGAATACTGGTTGCTGATTTTTTGTGACAATTCGATCAACTATTTGGGTTAGTTTTGCTGGTAATTTATAGTTGGGAAAACCTAAAGGATGTGAAGCGTGAATTTCAATGCTCGTTGTTTTTTTCTTGCTTTCACTTGTTTAAATCAATGACTTGGGAATTGGTATGAGAGTTTTTGTTGGGAGAGAAGCAAAGTACTAGCAGCTTCGAACCTCCTCTCAGAAAATGTTGTTATTGTTCTTTTAGAGTGGGTATCTGGAATTATATGTCACAATCACAGTGTAAATGTTATAGTTTTAGATGCTATTCTATAGATCGAGTTTATATCCTGCTACTCGAGTAATTAAAATCCTGCAACCACCAtggcattttattattttttgaagaaCCAATCAGAGCAGTGTGGAATCTTATAACTACTTATAACATCCATGGCGGCTTTTTGTTGTGCACTGAGATGCAATTGACAAACAAGTTTTGCCATATACGTAAAGCATAAG
The genomic region above belongs to Manihot esculenta cultivar AM560-2 chromosome 3, M.esculenta_v8, whole genome shotgun sequence and contains:
- the LOC110611802 gene encoding probable 1-deoxy-D-xylulose-5-phosphate synthase, chloroplastic isoform X1; this translates as MGTAAPQYPYGITAHFDGNFGYKLDTSSSKFPCKVGFLRLNLYQSSASITNSKGFVSRICSVPDLDDIFWEKVSTPILDVVENPIHLKNLTPKELKQLADEIRAELSSIMSRTHKSIKASLAVVELTVAVHHVFNAPVDKILWDFGEQTYAHKILTGRRSLMHTLRLKNGLSGFTSRSESEYDPFGAAHGCNSISAGLGMAVARDVKGKRERVVTVISNGTTMAGQVYEAMSNAGYLDSNVIVILNDRRHSLHPKIEEGPKTSINALSSTLSKLQSNKSFRKFREVAKGVTKRIGMGMHELAAKVDEYARGMIGPLGSTLFEELGLYYIGPVDGHSIEDLVCVLQEVASLDSMGPVLIHVITEENREPEDKQKSKELQEGSFLFDSSLYSSHTRTYSDCFAEALVMEAEKDKDIVTVHAGMEMEKAFQLVLERFPDRFFDVGMAEQHAVTFSAGLSCGGLKPFCIIPSAFLQRAYDQVIHDVDVQKIPVRFVITSAGLVGSDGPTQGGPFDITFMSCLPNMIVMAPSDEDELVDMVATAVHIDDRPVCFRYPRGAIIGTDHFVRSGIPIEVGKGKVLIEGKDVALLGYGAMVQNCLKARHLLSKLGIEVTVADARFCKPLDIKLLRQLCENHPFLVTVEEGSVGGFGSHVAQFMALDGKLDGRVKWRPIVLPDSYIEHALPKEQLNLAGLTGHHIAATVLKLLGRTREALLLMS
- the LOC110611805 gene encoding EG45-like domain containing protein, with the protein product MSKPYQQLSSYVFIFLSLATLFHLSHGDVGTAAHYSPPYLPTACFGNDESQFPPNNLFAAASEGIWDNGAACGRQYLVRCISSSVRGACRPDQTIRIKIVDRAASSVTRPSSAGATIVLSDTAFSRIAQTLVASVNIEYQQT